In Ochrobactrum vermis, the following proteins share a genomic window:
- a CDS encoding outer membrane protein: MKLKALLLASTVALVAATGAKAADAVIEQEPAPVVIAPTFTWNGAYIGGQIGYGWGKSNFDGDIYSFGNVKPDGFLGGVYAGYNFDLGNSIVLGIDGDVTYNDVSKGINVYDGSDVNVGDFETKLRWSGAVRARVGYAVDRFMPYLAGGVAFGNIKNSGSIDGVGSFSESKTLTGWTAGAGVDYAATDNLIVRLEYRYTDYGDKDIDFGGLNINQDFKTNEVRLGVAYKF; the protein is encoded by the coding sequence ATGAAGCTCAAGGCCCTTCTTCTTGCATCGACTGTCGCCCTTGTGGCCGCTACTGGCGCAAAGGCTGCTGACGCCGTGATCGAACAGGAACCAGCTCCGGTTGTGATCGCTCCGACCTTCACCTGGAACGGCGCCTATATCGGTGGCCAGATCGGCTATGGCTGGGGCAAGTCGAACTTCGATGGTGACATCTACAGCTTCGGCAACGTCAAGCCGGACGGTTTCCTCGGTGGCGTTTATGCCGGTTATAACTTCGATCTCGGCAACAGCATTGTTCTCGGTATCGACGGTGATGTGACCTATAATGACGTCTCCAAGGGCATCAATGTTTATGACGGGAGCGACGTAAACGTTGGCGACTTCGAGACCAAGCTTCGCTGGTCCGGTGCCGTTCGCGCCCGTGTCGGCTATGCGGTTGATCGCTTCATGCCTTACCTCGCCGGTGGTGTGGCCTTTGGCAACATCAAGAACAGCGGCAGCATTGATGGCGTTGGCAGCTTCTCCGAAAGCAAGACGCTTACCGGCTGGACCGCAGGCGCGGGCGTGGATTATGCCGCAACCGACAACCTGATCGTTCGCCTTGAATATCGCTACACCGACTACGGCGACAAGGACATCGACTTCGGCGGCCTGAACATCAATCAGGACTTCAAGACCAACGAAGTTCGCCTCGGCGTCGCATACAAGTTCTAA